The DNA window AAACCAATTGTGCCGCCTCTTCCTGGTATGGATGGAGAAAACGTGGTAATTGTAAATAATTACTATCTGGAGAAAGAGAAAGTCGGCGGCTCGGTTGTGGTTCTTGGCGGCGGGCTGGCCGGGTGTGAGGCGGCAATCCACCTTGCGCAGGAGGGTAAAAAGGTTCATCTGGTAGAAATGAGGGATACGCTTGCCCCCGATGCCAATATCCGCCACCGTCCGATTCTTATGAAGATGATAGACGAATATGTGGAGGCACACACGGGATATCAGGGCATAAAGGTAACTGCCGACGGCGTTCTCTGTAAAGATTCCGAGGGCAGAGAGGTGCTGGTTCCGGGAAAAACCGTCGTCTGCGCAGTCGGACAAAGGGCGGATCGGGAGAGCGTGAACGCACTTCTGGACGCAGCTCCGGTGGTACGAGAGATAGGCGACTGTGTCAGGCCGGGTAATATAACGGCTGCGATTTACCAGGGGTATCATGCCGGACTGGATATATAGAAAGAGTAAAATGGAGATTCACTGACACGGCGGTTCTGCACCGGGCGCCTCTGTTGCCCTGTCCAACGGCCTTGTATTTACCCCGACGATATCCTATAATAGGAACAGAAATGACGCCGTTTCCCCGGCAATAAGAGGAAGGCGGGCGTCTCTGCGGGAAAAGGGGAGAGGGCTATGAATCTCAAAGAACAGTTATATGTGTGCACACTGGCAAAGTGCGGGACGATATCAAAGGCAGCCGAGGAACTTTATATTTCACCTCCGGCGCTCAGCGTTTATCTGAGCAACCTGGAAAAGTACCTGGGGGTCAGGCTCTTTGAGAGGACGGGAAAAAGCCTGGTACCCACTTCCATGGGGCGGGAGTATGTGGAGCGGGCTGAGAAGATGCTTCAGATGAAAAAGGATTTTGAGCTTTTGCTGGAGCAGTCGAGCGGTAAATGCAAGGGGAGTCTGCGCGTGGGAATCCAGCACAGGAGAGCCATCTCAATCGCCCCTTTTCTTATGGTGCATTTCCTGAAGGAGTATCCCGACATTAACCTGATTATAAAAGAGGGAGTCTATGACGAGCTGGTGCAGATGTACCAGACAAATGCCATTGACTTCCTCATCTATACATGCGCGGACGAACTTCCGGATACAACTTACGTGGATCTGGGGGAGGAGTATGTGCTGCTGGTTCTCCCGGAGCATCATCCGGCCAATGCAGAGACCTGGTGGAAGGAGGGGGAGCATTTTCCGCATCTGGATCCCCGCTGCCTGACGGACGAAGTTTTTGTACTTCCGGTGAAAAAGCAGAGTCTGCGCGGTACTGCCGAGCGGATACTGGAACAATACAGGATACGGCCAAAACGTATCATCGAGATACGGTATTTTGAAACCGCCATGTCCATGGTCGATCAGGGGGTGGGGATCGGATTCAACCGTTCGGGATATATCCGTGGAATGGACCGGTTCCCGGGGGTGAGGTACTGCCTGATTGGGGATGTGCCGTACAGCGCGCGGCTGGTTCTGGCGTACCGGAAGGGGCGGAATTTAGCGCCTCATATGGAACGGCTCATCCAGCTCATCAAGGAGCACATAAATAAAACTTAAAGAGCCGTTAAATTTAATGTAATTGTTGCAGACCCGGTTCCTGATTATAATCATAGTATCAAAATCAATGAGAAAAAGTTGTAATCAGGAGGGTATAGCATGAATGCGAAAAAGAAACATTTCAAGATGCCGCACAGTTTTGTGATTGTCTTTACCATTATTGTGGCGGCCGTACTGATGACCTGGATCATCCCTGCCGGCGAGTATCTGCGCGTCGAAAATGCACAGGGGATCAAGGTGATTGATCCAAGTCAATTCCAATACCTGGCACGTTCGCCGGTAAATCCATTATTAATCCCGCTATACATTGTAAAAGCGTTTATGAAAAGGGTAGACCTGATTCTGGTAATCCTGTTTTCCGGCGGAGCATTTCATATGCTGACGGAATCGGGTGCATTGCAGGTGGTCATCGCCAAGATTGCGAAAAAATTCGCCAGTAACCTCTATGTCTTTATTCCCCTGCTGACCCTTGTATTCGGTCTGATTTGCACCACACAGGGCGTGAACATTTTCATAGCATTCGCTCCCGTCATGGTCATGATGTCACTGGCGATGGGGATGGACTCCATCACAGGCGCGGCAATTATTATTCTGGGAGGAGCCATCGGCTTTTCAACCGGAACGCTGAATCCCAATACCACCATCGTGGCACAGAAAATCGCGGAGCTTCCGGCCTATTCCGGCCTTGGATACCGGGCCGTCTGTTTCGGGGTATACTACATAGTCACAAATATTTATTTAATCCGTTATGCCTTAAAAATCAGAAAAGATCCGACGCTCAGCCCCATGTATGATCTGGATCGGGAAAATGAACTGAACAACGGCGGGGATTTGGATTCCTTCGGCACTCTTAATGGGCGCAAGGTTCTGATTATCTTATCCCTGATTTTATCCCTGACCACGATTATTTACGGAAGCGTCAAGATGGGATGGGATATGCCGGAAATGGCCGCCATATTTATTGCTCTTGCCATTATCGTCGGCGTAATTGCAGGATTTGACTCTACGACGATATCGAAACATTTCCTGGAGGGATGTAAAAAAATGCTCTCCGCGGTTATTATTATCGGCCTGGCCCAGTCCATCAGTGTCATCATGACGGACGGGAAAATCATCGACACCGTAGTGCATGTGCTGGCCGGAGGACTGAACCGGGTGCCGGCTGTTCTTCAGGCGCCGGCGATGCTGATTGCCAACACGGTCATCAATATTTTCCTGACCTCCGGTTCGGGACAGGCAGCGGCGGTTATGCCCATTATGATCCCGCTTTCGGATCTGATTGGAATGACAAGGCAGACTGCAATCCTTGCATTTAACTTCGGCGACGGATTCTGTAACTATATTCTTCCGACCTCCACCGCGCTGATGGGAATTATCAGCGCCTCCAATATCCCGTATGACCGGTGGATGAAATTTATGTGGAAAATGTTCCTGGTATGGCTGGCTGTCGGCACCGTTCTTCTGAGCATCGCACAGGCAATCCATCTGGGGCCGATGTAGGGCAGGAATGAAAAAATAGTTGGAATTTTAAAGAACAGAAAGTGAGGATATCTGTAATGATGAAGGATAAGCTTTTTCAGATAGTGGAGCAGCAAAAGGATAAATTGTGGGAGATGGCCGATCAAATCTTTGATCACCCGGAATATGAGGGTGAGGAGGTCATGGCCTCCGGGCTTCTGGCCGGTTATCTGAAGGAACATGGTTTTACCGTGGACATGGGAGTCGGCGGTTTTAAGACCGCTTTCCGGGCGGAGTACCATCATGGTACCGGAGGGCCGGTAATCGGTATCCTCTGCGAATATGACGCCTTAAGGGGGCTGGGACACGGCTGCGGCCATCATATGCAGGGACCGTCCTGCCTCGGGGCGGCCATTGCCCTGAAGGATATGGATACGGAGCGGCCGTTTACACTTATTGTGTACGGAACGCCTGCGGAGGAAACGCTCGGTTCCAAATGCGACATGCTGAAGGCGGGCTGTTTTAAAGAGTTGGATGTTGCATTTATGATGCATGGGGCGCCAAATACCTGTACGGATATCAAGTGCCTTGCACAAAACAGCTACCGTGTGATTTTCCAGGGCAGGAAAGCTCACGCCGCCCTGGCGCCGGAGAAGGGCAGAAGCGCTTTTGACGCACTTCTCATTGCGTTTCAGGGAGTGGAGTTTCTGCGGGAACACGTTCCGGATGATGTCAGAATGCACTATACGGTAGCCGAGCTGCCGGGGCCGAGCAATGTGGTGCCGGATCGGGCGGTGGGAGAGTTCTCCATCCGCTCATTTTCCAAGAAGACATTGGAGGCGGTTTCGGAACGGTTTCAGGAGATTATAAAGGGAGCCTCTCTGATCGGAGGAGTCGGTTATGAGCTGGTTCCGGGAAAAACTTTTTTTAACAAAATTCCAGTTCTTCTGTTAAATGATCTTCTTATGAAAAATGCTGAGCTTGCGGGAGCGCCTCAGCTTGCGCCGCCCCGTGAAAAGACGGGGTCTACGGATTTCGGCAATGTGATGTATGAAATCCCGGGCTCCTGTATCCGCGTCGCATTCGTCCCCGAGGGAACAGCCTCCCATTCACAGGAATATGTAGACGCAGGAAAATCGGATGCCGCGCATGACTGTGTCATCTATGGAGCAAAGGCGATCGCCGGAGCTGTTTATGATTTAATTGAGACGGACGGACTTCTGGAGAAGGTGAAAGAGGAGTTTGCGGAGAGTAAAAAGAGGAATATGTGAGGAGTTAATTGAGGAATGAGAACGCCGCCGGGACGGTCGGGGTTCGGGATGGTGAGAGGGAGGTTGTGAGTCTTCAGTCCCGGCTTGCAGGTTGTCGCGGGCGGGGAATCCGGGCAGAAAAAGTTCCTGCGGGAAACGCTTTCGCTCTTTGGAGTGCATAACAGTACTGAGGCGTCTGAGAAACGCCGCCTAAGTACTGATGGACTCCCAGGTTCCCTCCGGAATCTTTTTCTCCCGGATTCCCCCCTCACGACAACCTCCAATCGGGGACAAAAGACTCAGCCAGCCCCCTCACCACACCGGACATGGTCCGTTCCGGACGCGTCCTCCTCACCTCAGTTAAATCCCCCTTAATTCAGGTTTGTACAAATACCATATTTGTAGTACAATGTTTCACATAGCCATACATTGAAAGAAGGTGAAGAGTGAATGAATCAGAAACATAAAGTAATTGCGCAGAGCCGGGGCGCGGCGAGGGATTTGACGGTCTGTGGACTGCTTGCTTCCCTGATTGCGGTTGGGGCTTTTATTAAAATTGTCATACCGGTTGGGGCGGATACCATGAATTTTACGTTGCAGTGGTTTTTTGTCCTGCTGGCCGGTCTTCTTCTGGGTTCCAGAAAAGCATTTTGGAGTGTGGCAATCTATCTGTTGGTAGGTCTTTCGGGAATTCCCGTTTTTGCACGGGGAGGAGGCCTGGGGTATCTGATCCGTCCTACCTTTGGTTTCCTTCTGGGATTTGCCCTGGCGGCGTATGCCATGGGAAAAGTATGCGAGTGGATACATTCGTACAAAACAGCGGCCTGTCTTTTTGCGGCGACGGTAGGGTATGTCATCTATTATGGGATGGGAATTCTTTATTTTTATTTTATTACCCATTTTGTAGTTGTGACACCGCACACGGTAGGATGGGGCGCCATTTTTGCCGTTTACTGCCTGCCTACGATGCTGCCGGATTATATTCTCTGCATCGTGGCCGTGATGGTTTCAAAACGTCTCCGGCCGGTTGTAGCGCAGGGGATGCGTTGAAAATAAAATAGTGTTGATAAAACTGTTATATTTTAGCCGGAAAGATTTCAAATGGTAGGGGTCAAGATTACAACAACTGTTCATTTTAAAAGAATACAAATCACCAATAAATGACCCCATGCAGAACCCTCTGCCGATTTAAACGGCCACGGAAAAAATGCGTATATATATAAATAGTATTATTTCCAAAGAAGTCTATTAAACACAGAGCCTTGAATAAGCGAGGGGAAAAAGTTATAATAAGGACAGAAACAAAAAGAATCTCATGAACGTTCTTTGAATCTTGGAAAGGAGATGACAGCGATGGAAGCAGCAGCACGTCAGGAATATGAACTTGAACGGAAAAATAATCAGGCTACCGTAAGAGGAATGGTCATACAGGCGATAGAGCAGACAAATCAGGCAAAAACAAAAGATTTTAATGAGGTATGTGAAAGACTGGAGAAAAAATATCTGAATGCATAAATACAATCTGAAAATAACAGAGTTAGCAGAACAGGACTTGGAGGAAATTGGAGATTATATTGCATTTAGACTGAAAAATCCGTCTGCAGCAATTGATACGTTACGGTCTTTACGGAAAACAATTAATACCTTGGTATTAGAGCCGGAAAGACATGAATTGGACGAGGACGAGGTTCTGGCGGCTCTTGGTGTAAGAAAAAGTTATTTTAAGAATTATAAGATCTATTACATGGTGCATGAATCCACAGACAACGTGGTTGTGCTTCGAATTCTTCATATGCTGGTTGACAGCAGAGCCAAACTATATCGGGTTTTTGAACTTTGACATTCGGGAAAGTATAATTTTAGAAAAAGAGTGCTGTGGAACGGTGGTAGCGTTTTCGCGGCACTCTTTTTTTTCGCTGCCGATACCCTGGATGTCTCTTATGATGATTGTTGATGTAAAGCTTTTATTTTTTGACACAAAATCTGACACACATTTATGTCTGGGTACGCCTATAAACGTAGGTAAACGATTCAGCGCAGAAACTTTCGCTGATTTAAACTACAAGGGAAATTAGGCGTATATACAACAAAAAAACCGCCCCGGTCAGCTGGAGTAGTAATATTATTTAGGGGGGCCGGTTAAGGCTTGCGCCTTAACCGGTATGAGTATGAAAAAGCTTTATTATTTCAAGCAATACTTGAAACAAAGGCCTGTCATCCTTTCGGATAACATATTTGTATTATAGAAGAGATTTGTGACCAAAGTATGTACCACCCATAAAAAAACCATAAACATAATAAAAAAATAAAAAACCCTTTGAAAACAGAAGGAAATTGTATATAATAGTAATCGGTATAGTCTGCCTGAATGATATATGGCGCTATTTTAGTTTCATGAACGATAAAAAGAGGATAGAATACAAAGCAGGAGGAAAAACAAGTATGATGATGTCCAATGACATTGGTATCGATCTTGGCACGGCCAGTATCCTTGTATATATTAAAGGGAAAGGCGTTGTCTTAAAAGAACCGTCAGTAGTAGCCATTGACCGTGATACAAACAAGATTATGGCCATTGGAGAGGAAGCACGCCTGATGATCGGAAGAACCCCGGGTAATATCGTTGCGGTACGTCCGCTGCGCCAAGGTGTTATTTCTGATTATACAGTAACAGAGAAGATGCTCAAATATTTCATTAATAAAGCAGTTGGCAAGAAGACGCTCAGAAAACCGAGAATCAGCGTCTGCATCCCCAGCGGCGCCACAGAGGTGGAGAGAAAGGCCGTTGAGGACGCCACACTGCAGGCAGGGGCAAGAGAGGTTTCCATTATCGAGGAGCCGGTTGCCGCAGCTATCGGCGCAGGCATTGATATCGCCAAGGCCTGCGGTAATATGATCGTAGATATCGGAGGAGGTACGGCCGATATCGCGGTAATTTCCCTGGGCGGTACGGTAGTAAGTACATCTATCAAAGTGGCCGGAGACGATTTCGATGAAGCTCTGGTACGCTACATGCGTAAAAAACATAATCTTCTGATCGGTGAGAGAACGGCCGAGGAGATCAAGATTAATATAGGGGCAGCCTACAGAAGGCCGGAAGTAATCACGATGGAAGTCCGCGGACGTAACCTGGTAACTGGTCTTCCGAAGACGATTGTGGTTACATCGGACGAGACGCTGGAGGCCCTGCGCGAACCGGCCCTGCAGATTGTGGATGCCGTTCACAACGTGCTGGAGAGGACACCACCGGAGCTGGCGGCCGATATCTTTGACCGCGGTATCGTACTGACCGGAGGCGGTTCCCTTTTAAGCGGACTCGACGCACTGATTGAAGAGAAGACGGGTATCACTACGATGATCGCCGAGGATCCTCTGACGGCAGTGGCTATCGGTACCGGCAAATTTATCGAATTTGCCCACGGAGAACTTACACCTAAGAATTACGACTAATAATCTTGCGGTTCACGTCCCCGGCAGCGCGGCGGTTCCGTGAATGGTACGGGAATAAATTTATGGCAGCAGTAAAAGGATATGTTGAGAAAATCAAATACCGTAATGAGGATAACGGATATACGGTTATGAGCGTCACCGGGAGCGAGGATGGGGAAGAGTACATCCTGGTCGGCAATTTCTCCTATATTTCGGAAGGAGAACTGGTGGAGGCGACGGGCCGTATGACGGAACATCCGATTTACGGGGAACAGCTGGCGGTGGAGAGCTATGAGCTTAAAGCGCCGGAGGACACTGTTTCCATGGAACGATATTTAGGCTCCGGTGCCGTGAAAGGCATCGGGGCTGCTTTGGCTTCAAGGATAGTAAAAAAGTTCAAGGCCGATACCTTCCGCATTATGGAGGAGGAACCGGAACGGCTGTCCGAGATCAAAGGCATCAGCGAAAAGATGGCGATGGCCATCGCGGAACAGATCAGTGAGAAGAAGGATATGCGGCAGGCCATGATGTTTTTACAGAACTACGGCATTTCCATGAATCTCTCGGTTAAAATCTATCAGGAATACGGTCCGGCCATGTACAATGTGATTAAGAATAATCCGTATAAGCTGGCGGACGATATTCCGGGAGTCGGTTTTAAGATGGCCGACGAAATTGCATCCAAAGTCGGAATCTTCACGGATTCTGACTTTCGTATTAAGAGCGGAATCCTGTATACACTCCTGCAGGCCTCGGCCAACGGCCATACATATCTGCCGGAGGAAGAACTTAAGGCTCAGGCTGCCGAGCTTCTGAAAGTGGATCCCGAAGCGATAGGGAAACATCTGATGGATATGCAGATGGATAAGCGCCTTGTCGTAAAGAATGTGGAAAGCGCCGGACGGCCGTCATCTGCCGTCCATCAGACACGGATGGGAATGGAACGCAGGCCGGAAGAAGATTTTGGAAAGTTTCCGGAAGAGGTACGGGATATTTACGGAGAAGCCCGGGAGCTTCCTGAGGAGGCTCAGGAAGTCCGAAGGGGAGTTTACGCGGCCCAGTACTATTATACGGAACTCAATACTGCCAGGATGCTCCACGATTTGAATATCACGGGTTCGGAGCCGGAGGAAAAGATACGTAAAAGCCTTGCAAGGATTCAGGAGCAGGAGAAGATAGAGCTGGATGAACTGCAGATTCAGGCGGTCATCGAAGCGGTCAACTGCGGTCTTCTCATTGTGACCGGAGGACCCGGTACGGGTAAGACGACGACCATCAATACAATCATACGTTATTTTGAGATGGGGGAGATGGACATTCTGCTGGCGGCACCCACGGGAAGGGCGGCCAAGAGGATGACGGAGGCCACCGGCTACGAGGCCAGGACAATCCATCGCCTTCTGGAACTGAGTGGAATGCCGGAGCCGAATGAGAAGAGCCAGAATTCCGGGATGCATTTTGAACGGAATGAGGAGAATCCCCTGGATGCCGATGTAATCATCATCGATGAGATGTCCATGGTGGATATCCATCTGATGCACGCCCTTTTAAAGGCGGTCAATGTGGGAACGAGATTAATCCTGGTAGGCGATGTGGACCAGCTTCCAAGCGTGGGACCCGGCAATGTGCTGAGGGATATGATTGATTCACAGCGTTTCCACGTAGTGAAGCTGACGAGGATTTTCCGTCAGGCGGCGCAGAGTGACATCATCGTCAATGCCCACAGAATTAACGACGGCCAGAGAGTGGATCTGGCGAAGAGAAGCAGGGATTTCCTGTTTATTAAACGGGATGAACCCAATGCGATTATCAATGCAATGATTACGCTGGTGAAGGAAAAACTGCCTGCCTACGTGGGGGCGAACGTCTTTGATATCCAGATTATGACGCCGATGCGCAAGGGAGCGCTGGGAGTAGACCGCCTGAACACGATTCTTCAGGACTTCTTAAACCCCGCGTCGTCCGACAAGCCGGAGAAGGAAGCGGCCGGTACCCTGTTCCGTCTCGGTGACAAGGTAATGCAGATCAAAAACAACTATCAGTTGGAGTGGAAACTCTGTAACAAATACGGGATTCCCATTGACAAGGGAACCGGCGTGTTCAACGGCGATACGGGAATTATCCGTGAAATCAATACTTTTGCCGAACTTCTCACCGTAGAGTTTGACGAGGGAAAGCTGGTGGATTACAGCTTCAGACAGCTTGAGGAGCTGGAGCTGGCATACGCCATCACAATCCACAAATCCCAGGGAAGTGAGTATCCGGCTGTTGTGATTCCTGTTTACAGCGGCCCCAGGATGCTGATGACCAGAAACCTGATTTACACGGCTGTAACCAGGGCGCGTTCCTGCGTCTGCCTGGTGGGAATACCGGAGGTGTTCCAGCAGATGGTGGACAATGCAATGGAACAGAAGCGTTATTCGGGCCTGAAGGCCCGCATTGAGGAGCTGATGATTTGAAAATAAGATACAAAAGGGCGGCGTCCGTTTTTCTGGACGCCCTCTTTCCAAGGCGATGCCCTGTCTGTGGGGATATCGCAGCGCCCGTGGGGAATCGAATCTGCCCCTCCTGCCGGGACAAACTTTCTTTTGTAAAATCCCCTGTGTGTAAAAAATGCGGCAAGGAAGTGATGAGTGAGACCATCGAATACTGTTTTGACTGCAGCCGCCACCGGCGCAGCTTTGAGTATGGGCTGGCACTGTTGAACTACAATGAACTCTCCGGCCGTTCCATGGCCGCGGTCAAGTATAAAAACAGAAGAGAATATCTGGATTATTACGCGGAGGAAGCCGTAAGACGCTGCGGGACGAGGCTGTCGGACATAGAGGCGGACTGCCTGATACCGGTTCCGATCCATCCGTCCAGGTACCGGAGCAGGGGCTTTAACCAGGCCCTCGTTCTGGCCCGTAAACTGGAGGAGAAGATGGGGATACCGGTCTACCCGGACATCCTGAAACGCAATAAAAATACCGAACCGCAGAAGAAACTGGGGCCTGCCGGGCGGCTTAAAAACCTGGAACAGGCGTTTTCGGCCGGGCCGGTTCCGGACGGAATCACAAGCGTTATTCTCATCGACGACATCTATACGACCGGGAGCACGATAGAGGCATGTACGCGCGTACTGAGGGCAGCCGGAGTAAAAAACGTATATTTTTTTGCTGTTTGTATTGGACAGGGGCAGTAAAGTAGGATATGATAATAGGACAGGAAAACAGAGTGTTTTTCGGAGAAGGCATTGATGTATGCGAACAATAATGGAATGAAAAGGAGTTTATAAAGATGCGTGAATTAGAGTATCAACTGGTAAAAGACGATTATAAAAACTGGATACACTGGAACGTGCTCCGCAATGAATCAAAAAAGATGAAGATTTTTTCACTGGTCATTTATGTTGGCTTTGTTGTAATTTATGTAGGCGGAAGCCTCAATTCGGCCAAAGGCAACATGGCGGCGCTCATTCCGTCCATCGGTATGGCGCTTTTAGTAGGAGCGGCGATGTTTTACACCACCTCCCATCAGAATCAGGAGCGCATGATCTGGAAGAAGAGCGGACTGAAGAGACTGGAGAAGAATAACAATTTCCCGGTTGTCCATTTAACACTGAACGATCTGGGACTCGTTATGGAAGTGCCGTCCGAGAACGTGACAAAGGAATATCGTTACAGCGAGCTTTTTGGAATACTCGAAATTGAGAGACTGTTTCTTCTGGAGGCCAATGACAAGACATGGCAGTTCATCGCCAAATCCGCGTTCAGCAGTCAGGAAGAGATGGACGAGTTCAAGGCATTTATGGAAGAAAAGATAGCCGACGCCAAGGAAAATCCTGAAAAGTATGAGAAGAAAGAGGAGATTCCGAAAGAAACACAGAAAGCCGGAGACAACGGTGCGGATGCGTCCTATGAAGGCGGCAGCGCATCCGGTTCCGACGAAGAGGTGGAGGAGATCGAGCCGGTT is part of the [Clostridium] symbiosum genome and encodes:
- a CDS encoding LysR family transcriptional regulator; its protein translation is MNLKEQLYVCTLAKCGTISKAAEELYISPPALSVYLSNLEKYLGVRLFERTGKSLVPTSMGREYVERAEKMLQMKKDFELLLEQSSGKCKGSLRVGIQHRRAISIAPFLMVHFLKEYPDINLIIKEGVYDELVQMYQTNAIDFLIYTCADELPDTTYVDLGEEYVLLVLPEHHPANAETWWKEGEHFPHLDPRCLTDEVFVLPVKKQSLRGTAERILEQYRIRPKRIIEIRYFETAMSMVDQGVGIGFNRSGYIRGMDRFPGVRYCLIGDVPYSARLVLAYRKGRNLAPHMERLIQLIKEHINKT
- a CDS encoding Na+/H+ antiporter NhaC family protein, with the translated sequence MNAKKKHFKMPHSFVIVFTIIVAAVLMTWIIPAGEYLRVENAQGIKVIDPSQFQYLARSPVNPLLIPLYIVKAFMKRVDLILVILFSGGAFHMLTESGALQVVIAKIAKKFASNLYVFIPLLTLVFGLICTTQGVNIFIAFAPVMVMMSLAMGMDSITGAAIIILGGAIGFSTGTLNPNTTIVAQKIAELPAYSGLGYRAVCFGVYYIVTNIYLIRYALKIRKDPTLSPMYDLDRENELNNGGDLDSFGTLNGRKVLIILSLILSLTTIIYGSVKMGWDMPEMAAIFIALAIIVGVIAGFDSTTISKHFLEGCKKMLSAVIIIGLAQSISVIMTDGKIIDTVVHVLAGGLNRVPAVLQAPAMLIANTVINIFLTSGSGQAAAVMPIMIPLSDLIGMTRQTAILAFNFGDGFCNYILPTSTALMGIISASNIPYDRWMKFMWKMFLVWLAVGTVLLSIAQAIHLGPM
- a CDS encoding M20 family metallopeptidase, coding for MMKDKLFQIVEQQKDKLWEMADQIFDHPEYEGEEVMASGLLAGYLKEHGFTVDMGVGGFKTAFRAEYHHGTGGPVIGILCEYDALRGLGHGCGHHMQGPSCLGAAIALKDMDTERPFTLIVYGTPAEETLGSKCDMLKAGCFKELDVAFMMHGAPNTCTDIKCLAQNSYRVIFQGRKAHAALAPEKGRSAFDALLIAFQGVEFLREHVPDDVRMHYTVAELPGPSNVVPDRAVGEFSIRSFSKKTLEAVSERFQEIIKGASLIGGVGYELVPGKTFFNKIPVLLLNDLLMKNAELAGAPQLAPPREKTGSTDFGNVMYEIPGSCIRVAFVPEGTASHSQEYVDAGKSDAAHDCVIYGAKAIAGAVYDLIETDGLLEKVKEEFAESKKRNM
- a CDS encoding biotin transporter BioY, which produces MNQKHKVIAQSRGAARDLTVCGLLASLIAVGAFIKIVIPVGADTMNFTLQWFFVLLAGLLLGSRKAFWSVAIYLLVGLSGIPVFARGGGLGYLIRPTFGFLLGFALAAYAMGKVCEWIHSYKTAACLFAATVGYVIYYGMGILYFYFITHFVVVTPHTVGWGAIFAVYCLPTMLPDYILCIVAVMVSKRLRPVVAQGMR
- a CDS encoding type II toxin-antitoxin system RelE/ParE family toxin, which translates into the protein MHKYNLKITELAEQDLEEIGDYIAFRLKNPSAAIDTLRSLRKTINTLVLEPERHELDEDEVLAALGVRKSYFKNYKIYYMVHESTDNVVVLRILHMLVDSRAKLYRVFEL
- a CDS encoding rod shape-determining protein — translated: MMMSNDIGIDLGTASILVYIKGKGVVLKEPSVVAIDRDTNKIMAIGEEARLMIGRTPGNIVAVRPLRQGVISDYTVTEKMLKYFINKAVGKKTLRKPRISVCIPSGATEVERKAVEDATLQAGAREVSIIEEPVAAAIGAGIDIAKACGNMIVDIGGGTADIAVISLGGTVVSTSIKVAGDDFDEALVRYMRKKHNLLIGERTAEEIKINIGAAYRRPEVITMEVRGRNLVTGLPKTIVVTSDETLEALREPALQIVDAVHNVLERTPPELAADIFDRGIVLTGGGSLLSGLDALIEEKTGITTMIAEDPLTAVAIGTGKFIEFAHGELTPKNYD
- a CDS encoding ATP-dependent RecD-like DNA helicase: MAAVKGYVEKIKYRNEDNGYTVMSVTGSEDGEEYILVGNFSYISEGELVEATGRMTEHPIYGEQLAVESYELKAPEDTVSMERYLGSGAVKGIGAALASRIVKKFKADTFRIMEEEPERLSEIKGISEKMAMAIAEQISEKKDMRQAMMFLQNYGISMNLSVKIYQEYGPAMYNVIKNNPYKLADDIPGVGFKMADEIASKVGIFTDSDFRIKSGILYTLLQASANGHTYLPEEELKAQAAELLKVDPEAIGKHLMDMQMDKRLVVKNVESAGRPSSAVHQTRMGMERRPEEDFGKFPEEVRDIYGEARELPEEAQEVRRGVYAAQYYYTELNTARMLHDLNITGSEPEEKIRKSLARIQEQEKIELDELQIQAVIEAVNCGLLIVTGGPGTGKTTTINTIIRYFEMGEMDILLAAPTGRAAKRMTEATGYEARTIHRLLELSGMPEPNEKSQNSGMHFERNEENPLDADVIIIDEMSMVDIHLMHALLKAVNVGTRLILVGDVDQLPSVGPGNVLRDMIDSQRFHVVKLTRIFRQAAQSDIIVNAHRINDGQRVDLAKRSRDFLFIKRDEPNAIINAMITLVKEKLPAYVGANVFDIQIMTPMRKGALGVDRLNTILQDFLNPASSDKPEKEAAGTLFRLGDKVMQIKNNYQLEWKLCNKYGIPIDKGTGVFNGDTGIIREINTFAELLTVEFDEGKLVDYSFRQLEELELAYAITIHKSQGSEYPAVVIPVYSGPRMLMTRNLIYTAVTRARSCVCLVGIPEVFQQMVDNAMEQKRYSGLKARIEELMI
- a CDS encoding ComF family protein; amino-acid sequence: MKIRYKRAASVFLDALFPRRCPVCGDIAAPVGNRICPSCRDKLSFVKSPVCKKCGKEVMSETIEYCFDCSRHRRSFEYGLALLNYNELSGRSMAAVKYKNRREYLDYYAEEAVRRCGTRLSDIEADCLIPVPIHPSRYRSRGFNQALVLARKLEEKMGIPVYPDILKRNKNTEPQKKLGPAGRLKNLEQAFSAGPVPDGITSVILIDDIYTTGSTIEACTRVLRAAGVKNVYFFAVCIGQGQ
- a CDS encoding YcxB family protein, with translation MRELEYQLVKDDYKNWIHWNVLRNESKKMKIFSLVIYVGFVVIYVGGSLNSAKGNMAALIPSIGMALLVGAAMFYTTSHQNQERMIWKKSGLKRLEKNNNFPVVHLTLNDLGLVMEVPSENVTKEYRYSELFGILEIERLFLLEANDKTWQFIAKSAFSSQEEMDEFKAFMEEKIADAKENPEKYEKKEEIPKETQKAGDNGADASYEGGSASGSDEEVEEIEPVDTSNMGKIGKMAHIIAAMAAEAENEDGDSVRTEESAHMASDDEAVAEEVTETASEAVVAAAEAATEDAPEQEVVSAAEADGREV